The DNA segment GGGGGTGAATGGGTAGACTTTCCCAGAACTGTTGGCTGGAGGCGGCTTAGCAACCCGGTGGAGCTGTATCAAGTCTCAACCTAGTTGGTATCAGACACCTGAATTAGTAACTGAATAAACCCTGAAATAACCTCAACTATGATCTTTTTCAACCTTTTACACTGTTTTCAACAGCAATGAGCAAAGCAGATAGCGCTTCTTGGCTGGCCGCTGCTGTTGATTCATACACACACAAATTCAAGGAACAATTTCACCATGAAATCTCAACTAGCATTTGGTCTATTTGCCCTGAGCACGGTAAGCCTACTGCTCTCCAGCGCAACTGCAGCTCAGGCAGGACTTTCATTGAACGAAACAACAGATTTTACCCGCCAGCGTCCGAGCCAAGTAATTCGGACTCGTCTTGGCTCGAATATGATGAATGGCATGCTTAAGGGGAAAGACGATCGATCTGATTGGATTCGGATTGGTAGTGCGAGCCAAGTAAAGCAAATCAAACTCAACCTGATCGGCAATGGGCTAAATCGTAGTCTATATCAAGATAACAATCGCAATGGTCGTTCTGATGCCGGTGATAAGCTGATTCCGTTTAATGGTAACGAAGTTGCCCTCGATGCTAGTAAGCAGTACCTACTTGCGATTACACGTTCTACGCCTAACTCCACAGCCGCTCGTAGCTATATCGTGCAACTCACAGGTTTCAAAGAGACATCTCGCTATGAAACCGTTAAAGTCTCCATCCTGCGCGCTAAAGCATTGAGCCGATTCGACACCAAAGTTCCTGGCTTAAAGAGCTATAAGGCTGACTTCGAGGCTTTCCTCAAAATGGATATTGAAGGCTCCCATGCGTCTGATAAAACGCGGTTGTTTAAGAATAATGATGATCCCCGGTTCAACCATACTTATACAAGTCGTGTGCGAACAACCCAAAAGCGTATTCCGATTGAGTTGAGCCTGCGCGATCGAGATGGTGATGTCTTTGCTGGTGGTGCGCATGACCAAGCTGATATTAGTCCCACCCGCGATCGCCGACTTCAGCTCTCCTATGAGCCATCCACTGGCAAAGTCTTTGGCCCCACTGGTCGAGTGATTGGCAAGCGCAATCAACAGATTACGGTAACTGGTAACTCTCGCAAGGATAACGCCAGCATTACCTTCAAGATTCACTAATTCAAATCGCGCAGTTCTTCTAGGTATCGGCTTGGAAGAACTGCAACGCGAACGCTTGCTTTTCCGCTAAACGTGTTGTTCTCAAAATAGGAGCATTTACCAATGGCAACGATCGAAAATCTCAAACTATCCATGAACCAAATGGGCAATGACCCATTTTTAAACGCTAGCCTTGATTTTGATGTGCGTTTTAGCGATGCGGAAGTCCGTCTCGGGTTGAATTATTACGTCCATGCCAAACTATTCGAACGGGATGGCTGGCGTGACCAGTATGTGATGTGGCAAAACGGGGCGGATAGCTTTCAAGTTCAGGCAATGCAAAAGGGTGAACAGGACCTAGCCGACGACCCTGTGCGGGCTTTCTGGGGTAAGACAATTACGCCAAATGGTCAGAACCGGATGCACGTCCAGCTCAATCGCGGCTTTCCGATGCCTGAAGGACAAGATCATCCTTCTGATCGTGGCAATCACGATCTAGAGTTCTTTGCTATCGTACAAGTTGCTTCTGAACTTGCCCCGGCAACGATGTTCTCTAATCAAGTCAATACGAAGTCGCCGGTTATGGCTTCTTAGTCAGTCAGCGAATGACACTGGGTCGCCACGCCGCTAATGCTTGATTGTAATCATACCGCTGCCCCAAAGTCGTTCTACTTCATTGACTAGAGTCTGTGCGCAGAGTTGCTTGCTGGACGTGCATGGGGCGAAAATGCTGGATGGCAATTTTGCGCTGAGGCTGAAGCTGGATTTGTTTCGTAAGGATACTTTGCTGGATGAATATAATCGCTTGAGAGGCAAGTGGTCTAATACGGAACTCTAACAGATACGTTTTAAGCTACTGCCACAAACCAAATACAAGCGTTATGTGATCCCATGAGTGCCCCGGCTCATTGCTGGAGCTAAAATCTGACGAGTATGCAATATTGTAAAGTCTCTTTGACTTACTATGGCGCCATAAAGTAAAGTCTACTTGACTAATAGTCAAGGGAGTCTGTCTTGTGGGCAACAAAGACGCTAACGCCAATCAACACACTGTTCGCGAAGCGAAATCATCGTTACGTGTAGCAATTTGGTCTGTCGCATGGGGCGGGGCAGTCGCGCTGGGCGCTGCTGCTGCCGTATACCTTCCGGCTCCCAAGCTGCTCGTCGGTATTGCCGCACTGATGATTTATTCGGGTATCAGCCTCGGAACGATTCGCGCCTATATACGCTGGCTAAAAGTTCTAGATGAAATGCAGCGACGAATACAGTTAGAAACGATGGCAATGACGCTGGGGGCATTATGGATCGCTTTCGGTGGTCTGTTGATCTTGAATGCAGCGGAAATAATCTATATTGATCGCTGGGAAGTATCGCTGTTAGTCGTGCTTGCTAGTCTGGGAATGTCCGTAGGGAGTCTGAGGATGCTTAAAAGCTGATGAAAAACCGGCTAAAAGTACTGCGAGCCGAACGAGACTGGACTCAGGCCGACTTAGCTGCCCAGTTGGAAGTTTCCCGACAGACAATCAATGCGATCGAGAAAGGCAAGTTTGACCCGAGCTTGCCTCTGGCTTTCAAGACCGCCAAGTTATTTGGCTTGTCTATAGAAGATATTTTCCAGCATGATGCTGAGTAGAAATATCACATATGCACCGTGCTGCGGGAGCGAGATCAGGTTTTTGTTAAGCGGTCCAACTGAAACCGGTCTCTTGCTCCGATCGCTTCCACAGCTTTTCCATGACCGACTTCTCGTAGGCAAAGGATTCCAGCGTCCCCTTGCCGACCGGACCGACCCATTCCATGCGGCCCGTCGGACCGTAAAGCGCCCGCTGCTCTAAGCCCCCTTGGGTTGCACACATAACTTCTGGATAGGCACCCTTTTCCGCCGATTGCACCATGGGCGATAACGACATGAGCTTGAACATTATCCGGGTGGTGAGGCCACCACTGGTTTTGATCAGCGACGTTGCGGACGATCCGGGATGGCAGACATACACTTCGACGGTCTTGTGCTCTGC comes from the Romeriopsis navalis LEGE 11480 genome and includes:
- a CDS encoding C2 domain-containing protein, coding for MKSQLAFGLFALSTVSLLLSSATAAQAGLSLNETTDFTRQRPSQVIRTRLGSNMMNGMLKGKDDRSDWIRIGSASQVKQIKLNLIGNGLNRSLYQDNNRNGRSDAGDKLIPFNGNEVALDASKQYLLAITRSTPNSTAARSYIVQLTGFKETSRYETVKVSILRAKALSRFDTKVPGLKSYKADFEAFLKMDIEGSHASDKTRLFKNNDDPRFNHTYTSRVRTTQKRIPIELSLRDRDGDVFAGGAHDQADISPTRDRRLQLSYEPSTGKVFGPTGRVIGKRNQQITVTGNSRKDNASITFKIH
- a CDS encoding helix-turn-helix transcriptional regulator, producing MKNRLKVLRAERDWTQADLAAQLEVSRQTINAIEKGKFDPSLPLAFKTAKLFGLSIEDIFQHDAE